The following are encoded together in the Triticum dicoccoides isolate Atlit2015 ecotype Zavitan chromosome 6B, WEW_v2.0, whole genome shotgun sequence genome:
- the LOC119324759 gene encoding prolyl endopeptidase-like: MAVRSLTMLLLKSLRPLRRLQPPPQRRPSTSKSSSHLPLPSRRSLHLPRAAAAMGSVAGDAVRLAYPPVRRDESVVDSYHGAQIPDPYRWLEDPDSEEAKEFVAAQAELAESVLAGCADREGLRREVTRLFDHPRHAAPFRRGDKYFHFHNSGLQAQSVLYVQDDLEAKAEVLLDPNTLSKDGTVALSTYSISEDGKYIAYGLSESGSDWITIRVMRIADRQLMSDKLSWVKFSSISWTHDGKGFFYGRYPAPGVELDAGTETNINLNHQIYYHILGSDQSEDILCWKDPENPKHSLGASVTEDGKYIILGTYDGCDPVNKLYYCEISSLTHGLEGFRETKEMLPFVKLIDNFDAQYQVVANDGDEFTFLTNKNAPKNKLVRVNIKKPEVWTDVLSEHERDVLESADAVNGNQLVVCYMSDVKHTLQIRDLITGNLLHQLPLEIGSVSEISCRRGDKEVFIGFTSFLSPGIIYRCNLASTIPEMKTFREISVPGFDRTSFEVKQIFVPSKDGTKIPMFIMSKKDIELDGSHPTLLYGYGGFNISITPSFSVSRLVLCKNMGSVVCIANIRGGGEYGEEWHKAGALAKKQNCFDDFIACAEQLISSGYTSNKKICIEGGSNGGLLIAACINQRPDLFGCALAHVGVMDMLRFHKFTIGHAWTTDYGCSDKEEEFGWLIKYSPLHNVKRPWEQSFGDNCQYPATMLLTADHDDRVVPLHSLKLLATMQHVLCTSIENSPQTNPIIGRIDRKSGHGAGRPTKKLIDEAADRYSFMSKMLGATWTE; encoded by the exons ATGGCAGTTCGCAGTTTAACAATGCTTCTACTTAAATCCCTCCGCCCCCTCCGCCGCCTGCAACCTCCGCCACAACGCCGTCCCTCCACTTCGAAATCCTCCTCCCACCTCCCGCTCCCCTCCCGCCGTTCACTCCacctcccgcgcgccgccgccgccatgggctCCGTCGCCGGGGACGCCGTGCGCCTCGCCTACCCGCCCGTCCGCCGCGACGAGTCCGTCGTCGACAGCTACCACGGCGCCCAGATCCCCGACCCCTACCGCTG GCTGGAGGACCCGGACTCGGAGGAGGCCAAGGAGTTCGTGGCGGCCCAGGCGGAGCTGGCCGAGTCGGTGCTCGCCGGCTGCGCCGACAGGGAGGGCCTGCGCCGCGAGGTCACGCGCCTCTTCGACCACCCGCGCCACGCCGCGCCCTTCCGCCGCGGCGACAAGTACTTCCACTTCCACAACTCCGGCCTCCAGGCCCAGAGCGTCCTCTACGTGCAG GATGATTTGGAAGCAAAGGCGGAGGTCCTCTTGGATCCAAACACTCTAAGCAAGGATGGAACTGTTGCTCTTTCAACATATTCTATTAGCGAGGATGGCAAGTACATCGCTTACGGGCTAAGTGAGAGTGGCAGTGACTGGATCACTATTCGCGTTATGCGCATTGCAGACAGGCAGCTTATGTCTGACAAATTGTCCTGG GTGAAGTTCTCATCTATAAGTTGGACACATGACGGAAAAGGGTTTTTCTATGGCCGATATCCTGCGCCTGG AGTGGAATTGGATGCTGGAACCGAGACAAATATCAATCTTAATCATCAGATATATTACCATATCTTGGGGTCTGATCAGTCAGAGGATATACTATGCTGGAAAGATCCTGAAAACCCCAAACATTCCCTTGGTGCATCGGTCACTGAAGATGGAAAG TACATCATACTGGGTACCTATGATGGTTGTGATCCTGTCAACAAGCTATATTATTGTGAAATTTCTTCACTTACCCATGGATTAGAGGGTTTCAGAGAGACAAAGGAGATGCTTCCATTTGTCAAGCTTATAGACAACTTTGATGCTCAATATCAAGTTGTGGCAAACGATGGTGATGAATTTACATTCCTGACCAATAAAAATGCTCCAAAGAATAAGCTGGTAAGGGTAAATATAAAAAAGCCAGAGGTGTGGACTGATGTTCTTTCTGAGCATGAAAGAGATGTGCTCGAGTCAGCTGACGCGGTTAATGGAAACCAGTTGGTGGTGTGTTACATGTCAGATGTTAAGCACACTCTGCAGATAAGAGACCTTATAACTGGAAATTTGCTTCATCAGTTGCCTCTAGAGATTGGTTCTGTTTCAGAGATCTCTTGTAGACGGGGAGACAAGGAAGTTTTTATTGGCTTCACGAGCTTTCTTTCTCCGGGTATTATTTATAGGTGTAACTTAGCATCTACAATCCCTGAAATGAAGACCTTCCGAGAAATTTCAGTTCCTGGGTTCGATCGCACAAGCTTTGAAGTTAAGCAG ATTTTTGTCCCTAGTAAGGATGGAACCAAGATTCCCATGTTCATAATGTCGAAGAAAGATATCGAACTCGATGGATCACATCCAACTTTGCTATATGGTTATGGTGGATTCAACATAAGCATTACCCCTTCTTTCAGTGTTAGTCGTCTTGTCCTATGCAAGAACATGGGTTCTGTTGTCTGCATTGCGAACATCCGGGGTGGTGGAGAATATGGGGAGGAATGGCACAAAGCTGGAGCACTTGCAAAGAAACAGAATTGTTTTGATGACTTCATTGCTTGTGCGGAACAACTTATTTCTTCTGGTTACACAAGTAACAAGAAAATATGTATTGAAGGTGGAAGCAATGGTGGTCTTCTAATTGCTGCTTGTATTAACCAG CGGCCTGACCTTTTTGGGTGTGCCCTGGCTCATGTTGGTGTCATGGATATGCTTCGGTTTCACAAGTTCACAATCG GTCATGCCTGGACTACAGATTATGGTTGTTCAGATAAGGAAGAAGAATTCGGCTGGCTTATCAA ATATTCTCCCCTTCATAACGTGAAGAGACCTTGGGAGCAAAGCTTTGGTGATAATTGTCAGTATCCAGCAACCATGCTGTTGACAGCTGATCATGATGACCGTGTTGTGCCATTGCACTCGCTGAAGTTGTTGGCT ACAATGCAGCATGTCTTGTGCACTAGCATTGAGAACAGCCCGCAGACCAACCCAATAATTGGTCGCATTGACCGCAAGTCAGGGCATGGAGCTGGCAGGCCGACTAAAAAATTG ATCGATGAGGCCGCGGACCGTTACAGTTTTATGTCGAAGATGTTGGGCGCTACATGGACTGAGTAG